DNA sequence from the Manihot esculenta cultivar AM560-2 chromosome 11, M.esculenta_v8, whole genome shotgun sequence genome:
AGTCTGTTCATAAGAAAATAGAGGAGCTATTACTGTTATTGCTGTTATTGTTGCTATTGTAAAAGATTTCGAAGAACAACCTTATAGATGGTCATGCAAATGCGTACTTGCTATTTCTGATCCTTTAGTGCTTGAATGTATGGTAGCAAGTGAAGCAATTCTATTTGCAAAGGGAAAAGGCTTCAAAGAGATCATCCTTGAAGGAGATTCTCTTCAAATCATCAATTTGTTGAGAGGACAAAGGCCTCATCAGCTTATTCGCAATATCATTGAAGATGTGTTTTGTTTTGGGAGAGAATGCTCATCagttttattcttttatgtCTAAAGACAATAATGTTATTGCTCATGATTTAGCTACTATTACCCTCACAGACAATTCTTTTTTCTGTAAACctttatatgaatataattttgtACTCAATCATGCCATTTATAGACTGTAATGAATTTTCATCTcttgagaaaaaaagaaaaaaaaaatttatttaaggtcaaataagttcaatttaatttttttttaccgattaagtttttatatttttattaaaagtaaattaaatcatgatctaatataatattattttttaataataaaatatatttttttaatttaaaatattaaaaaagtaatatttttaataacataaaaattaaaaaaatattaaaaaatagtaattaatttttaaaaatagaaaaaaattgctATTTAATATcagtaaatactaaaaaatagtaattaatttttaaaaataaaaaaaaattattatttaatatttgtggTACAGAAAAATTCACTGGTAaatcctttaattttaaaaaatatattaaaacattcttgagattttaaaaattttacaaattagTCTATCTATTAATTCTAATTGTTAAATACTAAGAGAAGTCTAAAATGTCCTCAATTAAATGGACTAATTAATTTAcaactttataaaattaaaagatcaattaattaattttttcatactatagaatttaaatagtgaaatatttaaatagtgaaatatttaatacttataattaataaaagattgattaataaattttttaatttttaaaaaatattttaatatattttttaaaataaatggattAATTAGTAGTTTGTATATATCataaagactaaatagtaaattatttttaaaattataaaagtaaatttaaatataaaaatatttaattattaaaaaaatatattttatcagtaaaataatattatattaaaacataacttATTAGACACTCAGAAATAAAAGTACTAACGGTTTAATtaaacatatttttaaataagaaaaaaaataattaatacaatATATACAAAGTTACATATTAACTATATTAACTGTTTAACATTTGTGAGATTTatatattcaaaaaaaataaaaaaataaaaaaccattTGTGAGATTTACATGAACTTATCACGTGTTATAATAAAACCGTtctatattcataaaatttctcAATAAATACAGCTTTTCGAATTCATAATGGCAAAGACCAGTTAAAATACAAAGAGACTGAATCCATTTTAAATTACATTAAGTACCTGCAAAAATACACTCCATTGATTTCCATATCTAATTTTTACCAATCAAGCATTTGGTTTTTATTGAAACGAAACTAATTTAAGCGCAGCGAAAATAAGTGCAATGAGGGTTAAAATTAGAGAGGcgataataataaaacaaaaggctgaatttttccccttttttaaTTTCTACTTGTTAATTTTTTCCCTTACAAATTTATCAAATCTCCATGATTATCTCTTCAAACATCAAATCAGTGATAGCACACATCATGAAGCACACGCTAAACTTTTTGTGCAATACGCAGCATGAAATCcttaattttctttcttattttattttttattttggcctttttattttattttattttaaaaaaaacaccCCACTCACTTACTAACAGTCAATATCGTTCAAGATTGAGGATAGTGCCAGTaccaagggcaatgtccagcGTATCACATATTCACACCAAGCAATGCCAACTTTCAAATACCCAAACCAAAACATCAAAGTTCTGAAAGAAGTTATTTGATCAATCAAATGCCAATTAAATCAACATATCAAAAAAATTGAAGGATACAATAGCAGCAAATCAAATATAGGAATTTTAATCATGAGCCGTTCTCAGCATTCTCAAAAATTCAATTCTACATCCAAGCAAACAGAAACATTGAACAAAAGAAACtgcataaaaaggaaaaaacaacTGGAGTggacaacatgcataaaattgGGGGAGGCACAGAGAATTAATTATAGGGATTTTTTTCTAGCAGGATTTGGGTTCATACTAGGGAAAGTAAAGTGAGCTTGTATAGATCAACCAATTCACTCCGACAAACAGGCATGTGCATCCCAATTAAACCAATGCTCATCGATGGGATGAATGAAGGAAAAGCAAGGGAACATATGAAAACAATAAAGGACCGAGATGCATAAAAGTTTTCTTTAAATTCTCACGAGAtaccaaataaaaaaacaaatagaacaaaaggTGTACAAGTTCTAACTAAACTAAGACAAAATCATAGATATCCAAGGTTCTATAATAGAAAAATTTCTGAATAATAATGTAAAACAAAAAGATATCCTCATAACCATGAAAATAAACATTCTAATCTTTCTCATTCTTCTTCAACAACAGTACCTTTCTCACTGACATAGATACCATCAAGGAATTTCCTGATATCTTTGTTCTTAACATGGCATTTCTgtccaaaaaataaaattatagcaGTCAGAACATGAAAACAAATGTTGCATCCATGGACATACATACACACACAGAGGGAGAGAGAAGATACCTGGTTTATCAAGGCAGCTGACCGTGAGACTAGTTCAATGTCATTGCCGTCCAGTACAAGCTCATCCTTAACCTTGTCAGACCGAACAACAGTTACACCTTCAAGCATATCAACTTTCCTGACCTGAAGCAACCAAGAACAACAAATAAGCCAAATCACTCATGCAACAGTAATATTATCAACTAAAAACTACTAAGCCATCAAATTCCTTTTCTGCTTTAAAGGAAAAAGTGCTAACGCATCAAGGTAATCTTCATACTTGAGAAATGATCACGTTCAAAGAGAATAGGCAAATTTCTTTGAGTTAGTATGCTTCATCAGCGATGCCATATGAATTACTTGGTAAAACATTATATATTCCAATATTTGGAGTTCCATTCACTATAAGAAAGCTTATAAATAACATAAATAGTCTATAAATTTATCTTCTGTCATATAAAACAAATCCCTCATCTCAAATCAGCCATAAAAATACAAACAActagaaattaatttctatGGATGCTCCTTAACACATAACCAACATAAAGACGGTCCAATCAAATCTATCCGATCCAAAATACACACAAAACTTCCAGGATTTTTAGATTGAAAGagcaattaataaaataaaatagagataCCCTTTTCTCGCCAAGGAAGTTTCGAATCTCAATGGCAGAGTTGGAGTTAGTGATGGAGGCGTTGATTGGGAAGTGAGCATACACAAATCTCATCTTGTATCGATATCCCTTAGTGACACCAGTGATGAGATTCTCAACATGACTGAGGGCAGTGCGGATAGCCGCGCTGGTCTTCCTGGAACCGAACCAAGCTTCGATCTTGAGCTTGCGTTTTCCGGTAGCCTCATCCTTGATGAGATGGAAATCGAGGTTCAAATGCTTGAAGTTGCGGGTAAGCTTGCCTCGAGGACCCTCCACCTCTATGACCTTGGCATTGATCTTGATCTTAACCCCATCGGGAATGTCCATAGTCTCAGATGAGAGTATAGTCTTCATTTTCCTCAACCCTTCAACAACCCTAGAGGAAACGGCGTCTCTGTTGCTCTTTTTCCCTTAGCAAATGCCCAAAGCAAAACCCTAGCATTCCCCTTTTATACACCCGAACTATTTCCAATCctctttctttaattttcatttttaaataaaaaatactagCAATAAACTCTAGGGTAATATAACAAAAGTAAGAAAGGGCCGTTTTCAGACCTTAAATTACACGGAGGACCCTCAAGATTTAAATGAACTCAATTAAGTCCCTCAATTTAGGATGTGCAAATAGTGGATTtagtttcaaataaaaaaaaattaaaaaataaataaaacgggTAAATTATAGGGAAAAAAGctgaatttttagttttttttttaaattatatccaattattttaattttagactaatttaaaattttttttactattttaagctATTAGTCAAATTGAAAATTAGAGTTTTTGACATGTTTGGTATGATTTGatactattatttaatttgcgattttttttcaaatattatttaatatatgattACTGATAGGATATGAAATtcgataataaaaaaaattcaaattgttttattttttagttatagctcaattttttttaaattttatttcatttgtaGCTAACATActaattttaactaattaaattaatattttattacatttttttaataaaagctaatttattgttttatttttaagaaaatatttattttatttgaaataatgaaaaataaaatttcttcattgtttttaaatagatttataaaagcttatttatgaaaatgtataaatgcttttatatttcaaataaaaaaatgtgCAAATAAAATCTAGAAATACAGTCTTAAAAATAAGGGAGAGAtgccttttttttaattattatatcaactaaaacaaattttaattatattttattaagtaataaaatacTAAACTTTTTTAGATCAAAATTAATCAAAAGGCTATAATTAAagcaaatatataaaattatgttataattgataaaaattgaaaacatttgattttttaattttttaaattttatgacacTTAAAGAAACTATAACTAAAGTAGTAGCAGTCCCAATTCTAATTTTAACCATAGATTaatataaacatttaaaattagattaatattgaaaaaattaaaaaattcattaaaattgaaaaataaataaataaagatttaACTTTGTTTTACCAATTTGCCAAAATAAAACATAGAAGTTAAATATTATTAGAATCAAAATTTACTTGATTGAATAATTAGCCATTGCCACGGTGATTGTGTCCCACATCTAACCTCTAAGTGATTTTtgcaatgtttttttttttttttttttgtctttttagtTTTTAACTTAAAACTAATAAGATcctgaatttttcttttaattaaagagATCTTAACCATTCAAAAACTACTACAAATTCATCACTTAATCAGTTTAGAACTCTACATTTCTTCCTTCTCCTTTCCTTTAGCCAACTGTCATTCCTTTATTCGTTCTCTTCTCTAGTTGTTTGTCTCAATTTAGTTGTTGTCCTCTCTCACTCTAGCCATTGCTCATGCTCCCGTTTGTGCATTGCTGTCTCTCTCCCGCACATTTTTGCGCTCTCGCCTGCATTGCGGCACTCTTGCATTCCGTCGTTTTCGCTCTCTCAGTGCGTCGTTGCTGCTCTTCGTTGGTCATTGTTGGTTTTTTTCGATCTCGTCGTCGTTCTTACTCTTAAAGCTATGGAGATAGACGTAGGCCACCTCTCACGCTCGCGGTCTCCCTCTCCTCATTATCACTGTCGTCATTATTAGTTTTTTCTTAATCTATATATTTGAGTTTTGTAGTTATATGTATGTAATAAAATTCATATATGAGTTGTAGCAaagttcttgagttagtttgagcctgtaacaaatatattaaactatgtaattattattttgtgaaagaatttacattttatatttttagatttGCTTTTTAGTAAATTTTAGATGAAAAATTTTTCAATAATGGAAGAAATTTCTTGAATCAAGAACGATAATTTTTAGTACATgaaaattcaaaactttaagGGTTCAGATTTTGTATTCCAAATTTGTTTTATTGCTAATTTTTGgatgagattttatttttgatgttgGAAGATATTCTTTGAATCATGAAGAGTTTCAACTGAATAATCGAACCAAAATTTTTTAGTTCGATTTAATTCGGTTATTACTTTAAATCaattatgttattttataattttaataaaatcattttttaattttttttcagttcggttcgattttgaactgtACTCActaaatgctcacccctagattTTATAAAGGATAAAATGATTTTCTATTATAACTTAATACTCTTTCGGTTTAAAAAATACAGGTGTCACATACCAGAGACTTGTTTGGGAATTTTTAAagacttaataaaaaaaattactgaaGTGTACATTGATAATATAGTGTTCAAAAGCAAGAGATTATTTGAACATGCTAAAGATGTGGCAGAGGATTTTGACATTTTGGACAAGGTGGGGATAAAGCTAAATATAGAAAAATGCACCTTTGGTGTCGAATCAAGTAAGTTGGTTATATAGTCTCTAAAAGGTGAATTGGAGCTAATCTTGATAAAATAAGAGCGATCATGGAGATGGAAGTCCCTAAGGCAGTTAATAACATTTAGAAGTTGAATGGTTAGATAACCGCACTAGGGAAATTCATAACTTGTATAGTTAAAAAATAGTTGCTTTTCTTTAAGGCATAAAAAGTGgggaaaattatgaaaaagctTTATTTGAAATAGAAACATTTTTATCTTTCCCATTTTTACTTAATTCACTAAAATTGGTTGAGGTATTACACTTGTATCTTGTAGTTACATAAAAATAGTCAGCATAATTCTTGTACGTGAGGAAGAAAGGGAGCATAAATTTGCAAGCTAGGTGTTAGAGGTTATCGAgctaaattatctaaaattagaaaaattagcTTTTGTAGTAACAAAATTGTGCCCTTAAAATAGTCACTTGCAAGTTTTTATGCACAAATCATTTATGAAAATGATCAAGATTACGATAAAATTTGATGCTAAAAATTGGATCACGAAACTTCAGAATAAGTTTATCAATTAAGAATATATTTTAGTTTTCTCCAATTCTAAAGTAGTCACTCACAAGGTCTTTTCACGCAAATCATTTGTGAAAAAGttcaaaataatgataaaattttatatttacaaaAGTGTTCCACAGAGCTCCAAAACAAAAAATGGTCTCTCATAAGTTCTTATAGACAAATCATTTGTGCAAATGTTAAAATTGATGATAAAAGTTTACCTTAACAAAAGTAGGCCTCAGATGTCATATCCTCAAACATAGAGTTAGGAATAGTGACAACCCTAAATAGGAGTTAGGCTATTTCATAATTAGAGCAAATGACATTATGGGAGGTACTAGCTTATCCCGAACTGCTTAGAGGAGATGCTAGCTTAATCCCGAGCCCCTTGATACTAAATTACCCAAAAATAGAGTATCAAAAGTTGAGTTTAGAAGTCTATCTTGTATTGCATATAGACTTAAACATGTTGAGATAGagctaaaataaaaatgatctataataatattttaatctctTCAAGTCCTAATAATTGAACCATAGAAAGCTCGGATAAAGAAATGAATGTATTTAAAGATAAAGTAGACAGTTTGATCAACAAGTTGGAGACAAGTCACTCtcaggaggtgcttagggtttctcGATGTGTTAGCTTGAGGTGCTTATTAAATCTAACGTGCCTACCTATATGAAATGGACTTCTAAAGgcttgtaacgatccggaaactggaccactaccggcgctaggatccagatcggcataaggccgccgagacccgtagcaagcctgacttacatcctgtatacctgttaaatcccatacatgatcaaacatatgcataaaaatttttaacatgcatgttcggtggccgaacatgaggttcagcaaCCGAACATAAGCCACATTCGGAAGCTTAACGTGCCCCCTTAAACTAtcacacgttcggcggccgaacctgataatgcctccatggtccttttcatttaaaaactcagtttctttcttacttaaaatcatataatacatgaaagcattttacaaaaacatgattttacccttctagaggttttcgatatccgagattccaccggacggtaagaatttcgataccgaagtctagccgggtattacaaggctaaacatataaatttattgggtcaatctataaatattttaagtttaaaaactaaattgaaatatgctaaagagtttagtaggttaaagtgtgaatatgaaaagtttaaaagcaAATTTCAAGTTTAGTCCTTCATTTTTACTACCTCTTCAACTTAGTCCTTCATTTTTCATCTAAGAAAACTCAAAATAAGTGacaaagcaagaaagaaaaggtTCTCTTTTTCATTTCAATAGGCTTGGCTGAAAGTCCTATATGAAAGAATAAAGGTGAGCTTAGTTTCCTTCATTTCCACCAACACTAAGTCAATTTCTTCACTAAATCAACTCATTTACTCAACCAAAGTTCATTCTTAGATTGAGAGCGAGAAATCAGccataaattaaaagatttgaataaggaaaagttAGGGTTCCAAATTGCCAAAGCATGAAAGCCAAAGAAACTTCAAAGGAAAAAAATTGGCATGCTGGCTTAATTGGCAGGAATTACACATGTGCTTGCTTGGCGTGTTTGCTTTATGCATGTGCTTACTTTCTAACCAAACTTATTTGTGCATGATGAGGTAAAAAAAACTTACCACTATATACTTATTAGTGGTATGAAATACAAAAGTCGAATTTACTTGATACACTATTTAGAGTGCTAAGTCGTCATCtctaataatttataatgtagatattataatttaaattgaagtattaaaaattatttaatcatattagaaaattagaaaagtgtaattacaaattaattattcaaattaatttatatattaatgataTTACACTCAAAATAAGCTATGAGCTGTCACCACAATATAAGGGCCATGTGACAAAGATTGTGGGAAATATAGTCTCACTTGAGTAGAGGGAGACCTGGACACTTTATTGCCATCATGACTCGCCCTTCCCTGATGGGCTGAGTCTCAGCATAGAGTTACCGTTATCAGGCACATTCTCATTTCACCAAAGATCGCGGAATTACTAACCTATTAGCTGACGATATCCATTATCGAGCAGTCGGCCACATCATCGccgaatttttagaaaatactatatttatctccatcttcttacaggATAAAAGGAGATTGATCCCAGCGGCAAAAGTATGCTATCTCTAAGACCACTCGAGCTCTGAGTAATCTATTGCATTCTCTTTATTCTTCAAGATTCTAACTTGAGCATCAAAGTGGCTGCTGTGGTACCCATCACCACTTCATGTTTCCTTTCTTACAAGTTCTAGCCAATCACATTACAGTATTTTTCTGacacgtcatcaatctaatctcagcTACATCATTTAGTTCCGTTATCGGGAGATCCATTAAACCCCTTTTTTTGGATCATGACCAGTTTTCTATCATCTTCCCTCGCTTAAAATGGTTGAAAGCCCTACAGCTACTGACAATATCGCTACCAACGAATGAGCCATCATTTTCTCTGTCTGAGATAACCGGAAGAACATGCCTTCAGTGATCAACAAAGCAGAcctgaataatttaaaaaacgaGCAGATACTCCAGTATATCCAAAGATTGTAGGCTACTTTCAAGCAGTATAAGACTCAGGAAGAGGCATTTAAGATGGACCCTGAAAGAAGGGACGAAGCCTTCGTAGACACATCAAGGGCCCAAACAGAAGCAGCCAAATTGCGGTATAAGGGTAAGTCTGAATCTAAAGATAAATCGGATGAGACTCCAAAAGGAGTAGATTGGAAGCTAGTACGGGCCGTACAATGATACCAAAAAGAATAGAAAAAGGACTTCAATTTAGATGGTGTCTCGCCTTTTTTGGAAGAAATATTAGCGAAAACCTTCCCACCAAGTTCAAGTTACCTAGCTTAGATAAGTATAATGGAACGACAGACCCTCAAAGTCATCTAACCAGTTTCAGGACGACTATGCAGCTTCAAGATGTAAATGATTTTGTGTTATGCCTAGTGTTTCCGTCAACACTCACGGGTTTGGTCCATAAATGGTATCAACGCCTAAGTCCAGGTCTAATCCAAAACTTTGCATAGTTTGCTACAATATTCAAATTCAGATTTATCACTTGCATACCTCCCAAAAAACTCTCCTCAGACATGCAGAAGATCCGCCAAGGAAAGGGCGAgcctttaaggagttttatttctTGTTTCAATGCCGAGGCCATATAGGTGGAAGAGttgaatcatgagatagcatgtgaggcATTGAAAAAAGGAACCCATAActtcaagttcatggattccttaATAAAAAACCCAGCCGCGATATACCAACAATTGATAGACAAGGCCTAGAAGTATATCAGGTTGAATGATGAGATTTAAGAACTAAAAGAAGATAAGAAGGGAAGTCAAAAGCCAAGTCAAGAGCTCGAGAGATGAACCCATGAAGGGGATCACAGGAGCTACTCCATTTCGCGAAAGAAGGATAAACatagtaagtataagaattacaccCTGCTAAGTAACTCACAAACTCGTGTTTTAatgtggatcaggaaaaataataaagaaattagGTGGTCGTCCAAGCTCAATCTTGAGAAGGCGAAAAATGGGACAGGACCAAGTATTGCCGCTTCCATGAAGATCATAACCACACAATGGAAGAATGTTGACAATTAAAGGACAAAATCAAAAGACTTATAAGGAATGGAACCCTCCGAAAATTCACGAGAAAAGGAAAAGCAGGGCAAAAGTTTGAGCCTGAGGAAATAACCCCTTAGACAACTCCTAATAGAGAACCCGTAGAAGTCATACATGTGATAATAAGAGAGCGCAGTGAGGCATAGACGATCAAAAAATTACTAGAAAAATAGGAAACTTTATAAGTCTTGGGAAACATTCATGAGGGTCATCTGCCCAAAATATCATAAGAATTCTGATATCATTCACATTTTAACAGCAATTTAGTCGTGCCCTCATATGTACATAGAGGATATTCTTTTAGTAATAAAGCCAACGATGTGTTTTTATATGGTATGTTCTTCATCGAAAAGAAACAATAGACTATTCAAGCGTTGGACCCATGAATCAAGGCTATAAGACAATTTTTGTCAGGCCATGTCATAAGGTGGTTCCTGCCAGACCAC
Encoded proteins:
- the LOC110625853 gene encoding 60S ribosomal protein L9; translation: MKTILSSETMDIPDGVKIKINAKVIEVEGPRGKLTRNFKHLNLDFHLIKDEATGKRKLKIEAWFGSRKTSAAIRTALSHVENLITGVTKGYRYKMRFVYAHFPINASITNSNSAIEIRNFLGEKRVRKVDMLEGVTVVRSDKVKDELVLDGNDIELVSRSAALINQKCHVKNKDIRKFLDGIYVSEKGTVVEEE